Proteins co-encoded in one Myotis daubentonii chromosome 8, mMyoDau2.1, whole genome shotgun sequence genomic window:
- the LOC132239196 gene encoding neuroendocrine secretory protein 55-like produces the protein MDRRSRAHWRRARHNYNDLCPPIGRRAATALLWLSCSIALLRALATSNTRAQQRAAARRSFLNAHHRSAAQAIPEPPNSDSDQEEADQDLSRPECPDYEEEFDYESETESESDIESDIDFDTETETAPTTEPETEPEDERGPAALRQRAFGQSLTQRLQALRVRSPDASPTRSQPRSQQPRSPREGEEPQPGPRDRDLRDPEESEKPKEKQQRGGCKPRKPTRRDPSPESPSRRGPIPIRRF, from the coding sequence ATGGATCGCAGGTCCCGGGCTCACTGGCGCCGAGCTCGCCACAATTACAACGACCTGTGCCCACCCATTGGCCGCCGAGCAGCCACCGCgctcctctggctctcctgctccATCGCGCTCCTCCGCGCCCTCGCCACCTCCAACACCCGCGCCCAACAGCGCGCGGCTGCCCGCCGAAGCTTCCTTAACGCCCACCACCGCTCCGCTGCCCAGGCGATCCCCGAGCCCCCAAATTCCGACTCGGATCAGGAGGAGGCTGACCAGGACCTGTCCCGCCCCGAGTGCCCTGACTACGAGGAAGAGTTCGACTACGAATCCGAGACCGAGTCCGAATCTGATATTGAGTCTGACATCGACTTCGACACCGAGACCGAGACCGCCCCCACCACCGAGCCCGAGACGGAGCCCGAGGACGAGCGCGGCCCCGCGGCGCTCAGGCAGAGAGCCTTCGGCCAGTCCCTCACCCAGCGCCTCCAAGCTCTGCGGGTGCGCAGCCCCGACGCCTCCCCGACTCGCTCCCAGCCCCGCAGCCAGCAGCCCCGTagccccagagagggggaggagcCTCAGCCCGGGCCCCGGGACCGGGATCTGCGGGACCCCGAAGAGTCGGAGAAGCCCAAGGAGAAGCAGCAGCGAGGCGGCTGCAAGCCCAGGAAGCCCACCCGCCGCGACCCATCCCCGGAGTCCCCTTCCAGAAGGGGACCCATCCCCATCCGGCGTTTCTAA
- the LOC132240130 gene encoding guanine nucleotide-binding protein G(s) subunit alpha isoforms XLas-like: MRNCLYGNNMSGQRDIPLEPEEQPEQPSLEASGAAAPSAGPGAAEEMEAQSPPGEPVPIETEGEACGPPEASRPNVQSETVQEAGAHGGYSPPPEEAMPFEVKQPSVGGFWPALEQPGNARGALSPGLVQPRARREPRPDLGSYSPPPEEAMPFESEQPAQGACLQPLLQICALAPGGPAVGVFSAPSEEPQVLRPAYAGCGGNCSPPPEEAMPFAFDGAALGDDSPPPGLPRATLQIHDGGGGHFAAVAEPRAILLAPAANEPPLWDPGASVSTSGEAVRAPPHFVGDSPPMEVSGPQLEIGSAPAGVDDAPVNMDSPPVAPDSPPIEVSGAPIKRERAEGERPPVEGEAAEMEGSSAAAAAAAAAEGDKLPSPGDGDRHRDGDGDGDGDGDRAPVAGAPAAAPEAPDAGAATDASAAPAAPEAPAAPEAPAAPGAPAAPEAPAAPAAPATPAAPAAPAARAASATRPALADRPALAPRAASASRATPAPRPVPYAAAAWAVPASCYGPNAPAARAARAARAAQAARAVSAAWAAPAPAPAPAPAPAPAPASGARPNPRFLRPPSPEIQAADPPTPQPARAYAWRARSERGRDDGSGSSSDESDERTFGCYVCCRPKRSRSRPKPKRNLFRNFVDRAFQSCFGQPENDEFTAPHSPKVTTIPMVETCRPMCLETQEQRFQMREQRKRSQLIDRQLQEEKMGYTCTHRLLLLVPIPGTPKSPADCVLVRGMGCLVLCAMARAKTFRVRTRWWYL, from the exons ATGCGCAACTGCCTCTACGGCAATAATATGTCAGGACAACGCGATATCCCCCTTGAGCCCGAGGAACAGCCCGAGCAACCATCTTTGGAGGCCTCAGGGGCAGCTGCCCCCAGTGCTGGGCCTGGCGCAGCCGAAGAAATGGAGGCCCAATCGCCTCCCGGGGAGCCCGTCCCCATCGAGACTGAAGGCGAGGCCTGTGGACCTCCAGAGGCCTCCAGACCCAACGTCCAGAGTGAGACAGTCCAGGAAGCCGGAGCCCATGGAGGCTACAGCCCACCTCCAGAGGAAGCCATGCCCTTCGAGGTCAAGCAGCCCAGCGTGGGAGGCTTCTGGCCGGCCCTGGAGCAGCCTGGAAACGCCAGGGGGGCCCTTAGCCCAGGGCTCGTGCAGCCCCGAGCCCGCAGGGAGCCCAGACCAGACCTGGGCAGCTACAGCCCTCCGCCCGAAGAGGCCATGCCCTTCGAGAGCGAGCAGCCTGCCCAGGGAGCGTGCCTCCAGCCTCTCCTGCAGATCTGCGCGCTCGCGCCAGGAGGCCCGGCCGTGGGGGTCTTTAGCGCCCCCTCAGAGGAGCCCCAAGTCCTCAGACCTGCCTACGCAGGCTGCGGAGGAAACTGCAGCCCTCCCCCTGAGGAGGCGATGCCATTTGCGTTTGATGGAGCAGCCTTGGGGGACGACAGCCCACCCCCTGGGCTCCCCCGAGCTACCCTACAAATCCACGACGGTGGCGGCGGCCACTTCGCGGCAGTCGCGGAGCCGCGTGCGATCCTCCTCGCTCCCGCCGCGAACGAGCCCCccctctgggacccaggagccagcGTCAGCACATCCGGAGAGGCTGTCAGAGCTCCTCCACACTTCGTGGGCGACAGCCCCCCGATGGAGGTCTCCGGACCCCAGCTCGAGATTGGTAGCGCCCCCGCTGGGGTCGACGACGCTCCCGTCAACATGGACAGCCCCCCAGTCGCGCCTGACAGCCCGCCCATCGAGGTCTCCGGAGCCCCAATTAAGAGAGAgcgagcagagggagagagaccccCAGTTGAAGGCGAAGCAGCCGAGATGGAAGGAAGCTCAGCCgctgcagccgcagccgcagccgcagagGGAGACAAACTCCCGTCTCCCGGAGACGGAGACCGACACCGAGACGGAGACGGAGACGGAGACGGAGACGGAGACCGAGCTCCTGTCGCCGGGGCCCCTGCTGCCGCCCCCGAAGCTCCAGACGCCGGGGCAGCCACCGATGCCTCAGCTGCCCCGGCAGCTCCGGAAGCCCCCGCAGCTCCGGAAGCCCCAGCAGCTCCAGGAGCCCCAGCAGctccagaagccccagcagcGCCCGCTGCCCCGGCCACTCCAGCCGCCCCGGCCGCTCCCGCCGCCCGAGCAGCTTCTGCTACCCGGCCCGCTCTCGCCGACAGGCCCGCTCTCGCCCCCCGGGCCGCAAGCGCCTCCCGGGCCACTCCTGCCCCCCGGCCAGTCCCTTACGCTGCAGCTGCCTGGGCAGTCCCAGCCTCCTGTTATGGTCCAAACGCTCCAGCTGCCCGCGCGGCCCGAGCCGCCCGAGCCGCCCAAGCAGCTCGAGCCGTGTCTGCTGCCtgggcagccccagccccggccccagctccagccccagccccagccccagccccagccagcggAGCCCGCCCCAACCCCCGTTTCCTTAGACCCCCCAGCCCCGAGATCCAGGCTGCCGATCCGCCTACTCCGCAGCCTGCTCGCGCGTATGCCTGGCGGGCCCGGTCGGAGCGCGGCCGCGACGACGGATCGGGCAGCAGCAGCGATGAGTCCGACGAGAGGACCTTCGGATGCTACGTCTGCTGCCGGCCAAAGCGAAGTCGCTCCAGACCAAAGCCGAAGCGTAACTTGTTCCGCAACTTCGTCGATCGGGCCTTCCAGAGCTGCTTCGGCCAACCTGAGAACGACGAGTTCACAGCCCCGCACAGTCCCAAGGTCACGACGATTCCTATGGTGGAGACTTGCAGACCGATGTGCCTGGAAACCCAGGAGCAGCGCTTCCAGATGCGCGAGCAGAGGAAGCGCAGCCAGCTCATCGACAGGCAGCTACAGGAGGAGAAGATGGGTTACACGTGTACGCACCGCCTGCTGCTTCTAG TTCCCATCCCTGGCACCCCCAAATCACCCGCCGACTGTGTACTTGTACGGGGAATGGGCTGTCTTGTGTTGTGCGCCATGGCGCGGGCAAAAACTTTCCGCGTCCGCACTCGCTGGTGGTACCTGTGA